Proteins from a single region of Companilactobacillus farciminis KCTC 3681 = DSM 20184:
- a CDS encoding S1 RNA-binding domain-containing protein — protein MEAAEMYGQVLPGTVTDLNKDEAFVQVEGVTFALDLIELTEIPELGDQVAGFVYENQAHKNKMTTVLPFVTQGVWDFAEVTEVRTDLGVFVNVGLEDKDIVVSLDDLPLEHSEWPKKGDNLMVKLEIDHKGRLWGKLADIELYTQIARSPSTDLKELMNKNEEGTVIAIRESGAFVMTDSYYMGFVHVEEQDQPLHIGQHIKARVIGSSHRRLNLSMRPRAYEEITPDAQMIMAVLEHARDGKIPYTDKSDPDDIREYFGISKGSFKRALGNLMKQKKIEQKDGYTYLK, from the coding sequence ATGGAAGCAGCAGAAATGTACGGTCAAGTATTGCCTGGAACGGTAACTGACCTTAATAAGGATGAAGCCTTTGTTCAAGTAGAAGGGGTAACTTTTGCCTTAGATTTAATTGAATTAACCGAAATACCTGAATTAGGTGATCAAGTAGCAGGATTTGTTTATGAAAATCAAGCACATAAAAACAAAATGACAACAGTCTTACCTTTCGTAACTCAAGGAGTTTGGGATTTCGCAGAAGTTACTGAAGTGAGAACTGACTTGGGAGTTTTCGTCAATGTCGGTTTGGAAGATAAAGATATCGTTGTTTCTTTAGATGATTTACCACTAGAACACAGTGAATGGCCTAAGAAGGGCGATAATTTGATGGTCAAATTAGAAATTGATCACAAGGGTCGTTTATGGGGTAAACTAGCTGATATCGAACTTTACACACAAATTGCTCGTAGCCCTAGCACAGATCTAAAAGAATTAATGAATAAGAATGAGGAAGGAACTGTGATTGCTATTAGAGAATCCGGTGCTTTTGTCATGACTGACAGTTATTATATGGGCTTTGTCCACGTTGAAGAACAAGACCAACCATTACACATTGGACAACATATCAAAGCTCGTGTAATTGGCTCAAGTCACCGTCGTTTAAACCTTTCAATGCGCCCACGTGCCTATGAAGAAATTACTCCCGATGCACAAATGATCATGGCCGTTTTGGAACACGCTCGTGATGGGAAGATTCCTTATACAGACAAGAGTGATCCTGATGATATTAGAGAATACTTTGGTATCAGTAAGGGTAGTTTTAAACGTGCTCTTGGTAATTTGATGAAACAAAAGAAGATTGAGCAAAAAGATGGCTACACTTATCTCAAATAG
- a CDS encoding NAD(P)-dependent alcohol dehydrogenase, whose amino-acid sequence MKIKAAIVDKVNDPFVIKDDVELADMTDDGLQVKVVASGICHSDEALRKGDAAFSFPVVLGHEGSGIVEKVGKNVTNFKPGDHIIMSFYSCGECDNCLKGKPTQCRKYAASNLSGTRPDGSDHFTEDGHHVSDMFNQSSFTTHTVIDKRNAVKVPKDLDLRKLGPLGCGYVTGSGTVFNTLQPKPGDTIAVFGTGAVGLAAMMAGKISGCVNVIAVDIVDSRLELAKKMGATDVVNSKNEDAVEAIKKITGGLGVDWAVDTTGVAKVMTDSIAALTQGGTTATIAVTPHNIDISTWNDLCVDDKKIVGVNMGDSIPQVDIPRLIKFYQMGVFPFDLTEKFYDFDQINEADADSVSGETIKPILIIDKDYQPGE is encoded by the coding sequence ATGAAAATTAAAGCTGCTATAGTTGATAAAGTAAATGACCCATTCGTTATCAAAGATGACGTCGAATTAGCTGATATGACCGATGATGGTCTACAAGTTAAGGTAGTTGCTTCAGGTATCTGCCACTCTGATGAAGCTCTACGTAAAGGTGATGCTGCCTTTAGTTTTCCAGTAGTTCTTGGACATGAGGGGTCCGGAATTGTCGAAAAAGTTGGTAAAAATGTTACAAACTTCAAACCTGGCGATCATATCATTATGTCATTCTACTCATGTGGTGAATGTGACAACTGTCTAAAAGGTAAACCAACCCAATGTCGTAAGTATGCTGCATCTAACCTTTCAGGTACACGTCCCGATGGTTCAGATCACTTCACAGAAGACGGCCACCACGTAAGTGACATGTTCAATCAATCATCATTTACAACACACACTGTAATTGACAAACGTAATGCTGTTAAAGTTCCTAAGGATCTTGACCTTAGAAAACTTGGACCTTTGGGCTGTGGCTATGTAACTGGTAGTGGTACTGTCTTCAATACCCTCCAACCAAAACCTGGCGACACAATCGCTGTCTTCGGTACTGGTGCTGTTGGTCTTGCTGCCATGATGGCTGGTAAGATTTCTGGATGTGTCAATGTTATCGCTGTTGATATTGTTGACTCACGTTTGGAATTAGCTAAGAAGATGGGCGCTACTGACGTTGTAAACAGTAAAAACGAAGATGCTGTTGAAGCAATCAAGAAGATCACAGGCGGTCTAGGTGTTGACTGGGCTGTTGATACTACTGGTGTTGCTAAAGTTATGACAGATTCAATCGCTGCTTTGACACAAGGTGGTACTACTGCCACAATCGCTGTTACACCACATAACATCGATATCAGTACTTGGAACGACCTTTGTGTTGATGATAAGAAGATTGTCGGTGTAAACATGGGTGATTCAATTCCTCAAGTTGACATCCCTCGTTTGATCAAATTCTATCAAATGGGCGTCTTCCCATTCGATCTAACAGAAAAATTCTACGACTTTGACCAAATCAATGAAGCTGACGCTGATTCAGTCAGTGGTGAAACTATCAAACCTATTTTGATTATTGATAAAGATTACCAACCCGGTGAATAA
- a CDS encoding DUF4931 domain-containing protein: MSNKDVLVFEIEQAKGKPRDVEKRNDYCPFCDTKNLTNIIEQKSDMIWLENKFKTLRDTNQTLVIESSDHEGDISNYSVEKNQEVFEFIYHCWNEMIQSKKYESVLMYKNFGPMSGGSLRHPHFQIIGLDKVDGYKHVEEENFTGMDVFNSKHINVNVSQKPIMGFVEFNVVINNPKYIDDLAEFTRVTVKYVLDDLYGGKFDSYNIFFYKFGKKIICKIEARYVVSPYFVGYRLSQRDGDKQVRGIADVLLKRLQENAQSDEIE, from the coding sequence TTGTCGAATAAAGATGTACTTGTTTTTGAGATTGAACAAGCTAAAGGAAAACCCAGAGATGTCGAGAAGAGAAACGACTATTGCCCATTTTGCGACACCAAAAATTTGACTAATATCATTGAGCAAAAAAGCGATATGATTTGGTTGGAGAATAAATTTAAAACTTTAAGAGATACTAATCAAACTTTAGTGATTGAATCTAGTGATCACGAAGGCGATATTTCTAATTATTCCGTAGAAAAGAACCAAGAAGTCTTTGAATTCATTTATCATTGTTGGAATGAAATGATTCAAAGCAAAAAGTACGAGAGTGTCTTAATGTATAAAAACTTTGGGCCAATGTCTGGTGGATCTTTACGTCATCCGCATTTTCAAATTATCGGTTTAGATAAAGTTGATGGCTACAAACACGTTGAAGAAGAGAACTTTACCGGAATGGATGTCTTCAATTCCAAGCACATCAATGTCAACGTCTCACAAAAACCAATCATGGGCTTTGTTGAATTTAACGTCGTTATTAATAATCCTAAGTATATTGATGATTTAGCTGAATTTACTAGGGTGACAGTTAAATATGTTTTAGATGACTTGTATGGTGGGAAGTTTGATTCATATAATATCTTCTTCTATAAATTTGGTAAGAAAATCATCTGCAAGATTGAGGCTAGATATGTAGTTTCACCTTATTTTGTTGGTTATCGTTTGTCTCAACGCGATGGTGACAAGCAAGTTAGAGGGATTGCCGATGTCTTATTGAAGAGATTGCAAGAAAATGCCCAGAGTGATGAAATTGAATAA
- the pyk gene encoding pyruvate kinase, which yields MKRTKIVSTLGPASNDVDTIVKLIEAGANIFRFNFSHGDHPEHKARMEMVHEAEKITGKTVGIVLDTKGAEIRTTVQEGGKFEAKIGQTIRISMDDSLTGTPEKIASTYPGLYDDTHVGGHVLIDDGLVDLKITEKDDKNRELVTVVQNEGMIGSRKSINAPGVEVRLPGITEKDSDDIRFGLEQGINFISASFVRKAQDVLDIREILEEKHCEYVQIFPKIESQEGIDNIDSILKVSDGLMIARGDMGVEIPFKNVPFVQKSLIKKCNALGKPVITATQMLDSMQENPRPTRAEVTDVANSVLDGTDATMLSGESANGDYPVEAVAAMARIDERTEQQLDKNNSLAIQRFEDYKGSNVTESIGESVVRTAEELNISTIVTATKSGYTARMISKYRPSADILAVTFDEKTQRGLTVNWGVDPIIADKPENTDEMFDLAAKKAQERGFAKEGDLILIVAGVPVGESGTTNVMKVQLIGSTLVKGQGVGEESVVGNVVVAHSAEEANKKINEGDVLVTEMTDKDYLPALEKASAVVVENGGLTSHAAVVGIAMGLPVVVGAKNATSLVKDGDTVTVDSRRGVVYKGASRSL from the coding sequence ATGAAAAGAACTAAAATTGTAAGTACACTTGGACCTGCTAGTAACGATGTCGACACAATCGTTAAATTGATTGAAGCCGGAGCTAACATCTTCCGTTTCAACTTCTCACATGGTGACCATCCAGAACACAAAGCTCGTATGGAAATGGTACACGAAGCTGAAAAAATTACTGGTAAGACTGTAGGTATCGTTCTTGATACTAAGGGTGCTGAAATCCGTACTACTGTCCAAGAAGGCGGCAAGTTCGAAGCTAAGATTGGTCAAACAATCCGTATCTCAATGGATGACTCATTGACAGGTACACCAGAAAAGATTGCTTCAACATATCCTGGTCTATACGATGATACACATGTTGGTGGTCACGTATTGATCGATGATGGTCTTGTTGATTTGAAGATTACTGAAAAAGATGACAAGAACCGTGAATTGGTTACAGTTGTACAAAACGAAGGTATGATCGGCTCAAGAAAGAGTATCAATGCTCCTGGTGTTGAAGTTCGTCTACCTGGTATCACTGAAAAAGATTCAGATGATATTCGTTTCGGTCTAGAACAAGGTATCAACTTCATCTCAGCTTCATTCGTTCGTAAGGCTCAAGATGTCCTAGACATTCGTGAAATCCTTGAAGAAAAACACTGTGAATACGTACAAATCTTCCCTAAGATTGAATCACAAGAAGGTATCGACAATATCGATTCTATTCTTAAAGTTTCAGATGGTTTGATGATTGCTCGTGGTGACATGGGTGTTGAAATTCCATTCAAAAACGTACCATTCGTACAAAAATCATTGATCAAGAAGTGTAACGCTTTAGGTAAGCCAGTTATCACTGCTACACAAATGCTTGACTCAATGCAAGAAAACCCACGTCCTACACGTGCCGAAGTTACTGATGTTGCTAACTCTGTTCTTGATGGTACAGATGCTACAATGCTTTCAGGTGAAAGTGCTAACGGTGACTACCCTGTAGAAGCTGTTGCTGCTATGGCTCGTATCGACGAACGTACAGAACAACAATTAGACAAGAACAACTCACTTGCTATCCAAAGATTCGAAGACTACAAAGGTTCAAACGTTACAGAATCAATCGGTGAATCAGTTGTTAGAACTGCTGAAGAACTAAACATCAGCACAATCGTTACAGCTACAAAGAGTGGTTACACTGCACGTATGATTTCTAAATACCGTCCAAGTGCTGACATTCTTGCTGTTACATTTGATGAAAAGACACAACGTGGTTTGACAGTTAACTGGGGTGTTGATCCTATTATTGCTGACAAGCCAGAAAACACTGATGAAATGTTTGACTTAGCTGCTAAGAAAGCTCAAGAACGTGGCTTTGCCAAGGAAGGTGACTTGATCCTTATCGTTGCCGGTGTTCCTGTTGGTGAAAGTGGTACAACAAACGTTATGAAGGTTCAATTGATCGGTTCAACATTGGTTAAAGGCCAAGGTGTTGGTGAAGAATCAGTTGTTGGTAACGTTGTAGTTGCTCACTCTGCTGAAGAAGCAAACAAGAAGATCAACGAAGGTGACGTATTAGTTACAGAAATGACTGATAAAGATTACCTACCAGCTCTTGAAAAGGCAAGTGCCGTTGTTGTTGAAAACGGTGGTTTGACTTCACACGCTGCTGTTGTTGGTATTGCTATGGGTCTACCTGTAGTTGTTGGTGCTAAGAATGCTACATCACTTGTTAAAGATGGTGACACTGTTACTGTTGATTCAAGACGTGGTGTTGTATACAAGGGTGCTTCACGTTCACTATAA
- the pfkA gene encoding 6-phosphofructokinase: MKRIGILTSGGDAPGMNAAIRAVTRRAIDKGLEVFGINYGYAGLVAGDIFPLTSADVSDRIQRGGTFLYSARYPEFANVEGQLKGIEQLKKFGIDALVVIGGDGSYHGALRLTEHGYNTIGLPGTIDNDIPFTDFTIGFDTAVSTAVDAIDKLHDTASSHERTFIVEVMGRGAGDVALWAGVAGGAQKIIVPERDFDIAEIAEEVKKGRQNGNKNMIIVLAEGVMHADEFKKELDKYGDFDSRATVLGHVQRGGSPTARDRVLASKMGAHAVDLLLDGKGGLAVGIEDNKITSHDILDLFDSKHKPDLSLFDLNESISR; the protein is encoded by the coding sequence ATGAAGCGTATTGGTATTTTAACCAGTGGTGGCGACGCCCCTGGTATGAACGCTGCTATCAGAGCAGTCACACGTAGAGCCATTGACAAAGGGCTTGAAGTGTTTGGTATCAATTATGGATACGCTGGTCTTGTTGCGGGAGATATCTTCCCATTGACAAGTGCTGACGTTTCTGACCGTATTCAACGTGGTGGTACATTCTTGTATTCTGCAAGATATCCTGAATTTGCTAACGTAGAAGGTCAACTCAAGGGTATTGAGCAATTGAAGAAATTTGGAATTGACGCATTAGTTGTTATCGGTGGCGATGGTTCTTACCATGGTGCATTGCGTTTAACTGAACATGGTTACAACACAATCGGTCTACCAGGAACAATTGATAACGATATTCCATTCACTGACTTTACAATCGGTTTCGATACAGCTGTTTCTACTGCTGTTGACGCTATTGATAAGTTACATGATACTGCCAGCTCTCATGAAAGAACATTTATTGTTGAAGTAATGGGAAGAGGCGCAGGTGACGTTGCCCTTTGGGCTGGTGTTGCCGGCGGTGCTCAAAAGATCATCGTTCCAGAACGTGACTTCGATATTGCAGAAATTGCAGAAGAAGTTAAAAAAGGTCGTCAAAACGGCAATAAGAATATGATTATTGTCTTGGCCGAAGGTGTTATGCACGCTGACGAATTCAAGAAAGAATTAGACAAGTATGGTGACTTTGATTCACGTGCAACTGTCTTAGGACATGTTCAACGTGGTGGTTCACCAACTGCAAGAGATCGTGTCTTAGCAAGTAAGATGGGTGCTCACGCAGTTGATTTGCTTCTTGACGGTAAGGGTGGTCTTGCCGTTGGTATCGAAGACAACAAGATTACTTCTCATGATATTCTTGACTTGTTCGATAGCAAGCACAAACCTGATTTATCACTCTTTGACTTAAACGAATCTATTAGCAGATAA
- the dnaE gene encoding DNA polymerase III subunit alpha encodes MQAQLQMMSSFSLLHSPAKLTELIDQSKARGYTAIALTDLNNLYGSIDFYKYAKKIGIKPIIGLTIEIAGIIETDNTYPLLLLAQNDKGYKNLIKISSQIMSTKEPVHINDLRDVLSGLFVITPASDAEILKTDLSAYFEQLRALVQADNLYLGVSLYSGQIDNVKTIRKIAHDYQIPLVALGDVRYVNQDDHLAYQVVNNLRTGQRFENLDQVVVNGDHYLRDYQVFANDFGNVDMQEAVDNANSIADRCNVEIEFKETELPEFQTPQGITSIQFLHDLTNKGLKKRLGTVSADYQKRLEYELSVIDKMGFSDYFLIVWDVIKHAHAVGIKTGPGRGSAAGSLVSYCLGITQVDPIKYDLLFERFLNPQRVNMPDIDLDLPDDRRDEMVMYMHDKYGSDHMAQIITFGTLAAKMALRDISRTFSQTQFQMSQWSNAIPRKLNISLKESFEESSTLRNLIDNSKENQLIFKVAQRIEGIPRHYSTHAAGIVLSKKPMTDIVAVQLEDDGINLTQQTKYNVESVGLLKMDFLGLKNLTILDKSVQAISNRYQKEFIPEKIPLNDQKTLQIFQRGATDGVFQFESDGIRSVLRRLVPTSFDDIVATNALYRPGPMQNISTFIARKHGQEPVTYPDASLEKILKPTYGILVYQEQVMQASSEMANFSLADADILRRAISKKNEQLIEENRQKFIDGAIEQGHEKESAQKVYQYIEKFGNYGFNKSHAVAYSMIAFWLAYIKVHFPDIFFACLLNANLNNETKVSTYIQDAKDSHVKILNVDINQSQFEFTDSDAGIRFGFLSIKGMRRDLAAEIINERNKDGEFTSPLNFLQRLDRRFVKNDYLEPMILSGAFDEFNRNRKELLYDFRDLVESIQLAGSNLSLFDVLDPKKHQVDDFSLTERLNQEKEYLGVYVSGHPVEKYRERILNLPLVKVTDLHQTQNAVNVLGLVKNLRVIRTKKGQRMCFMTIEDETGSISVTVFPKLFQQIENMDLDGKIFVFVGRGNVGQRGDLELIADRLNDPKQFTVQLPAEKLYLRVTKQLDTAQNLEKLYEIIEESRGKMPVIIYREKNRQALLLKSNHWIDFNSNVRNKLEMFLGKRSVLVKKSN; translated from the coding sequence TTGCAAGCACAACTGCAAATGATGAGTAGTTTTAGTTTGTTGCATAGTCCCGCAAAATTGACAGAGTTGATTGATCAAAGTAAAGCTCGCGGTTATACGGCGATTGCCTTGACCGATTTAAACAATTTATACGGTTCAATCGACTTTTATAAATATGCCAAAAAGATTGGTATTAAACCAATTATAGGTTTAACAATTGAAATAGCTGGGATTATTGAAACTGATAATACTTATCCATTATTGCTTTTAGCTCAAAATGATAAAGGTTATAAAAATTTAATAAAAATCTCATCACAAATAATGTCTACAAAAGAACCGGTTCACATAAATGACTTAAGAGACGTTTTGAGTGGACTCTTTGTAATTACACCGGCCAGCGATGCAGAAATTCTTAAAACGGATTTATCGGCCTATTTTGAACAGTTGAGGGCACTAGTCCAGGCAGACAATTTGTATTTAGGCGTCAGTTTATACTCTGGTCAGATCGATAACGTTAAAACGATTCGAAAGATTGCTCATGACTATCAAATTCCCTTAGTAGCTTTGGGTGATGTTAGATACGTCAATCAAGACGATCATTTAGCATATCAAGTAGTCAATAATTTGCGTACTGGACAACGGTTTGAAAATTTAGATCAAGTAGTCGTCAATGGGGATCATTATTTACGCGATTATCAAGTCTTTGCAAATGATTTCGGTAACGTTGACATGCAAGAAGCCGTCGATAATGCTAATTCGATTGCGGATCGGTGCAATGTTGAAATTGAATTTAAAGAAACAGAACTGCCAGAGTTTCAAACTCCTCAAGGAATCACATCAATTCAATTCTTACATGATTTGACTAATAAAGGTTTGAAAAAGCGCTTAGGAACAGTATCAGCAGATTATCAAAAACGTTTAGAATATGAGCTGAGCGTAATCGATAAGATGGGCTTTTCAGATTATTTCTTGATTGTCTGGGATGTCATTAAGCACGCACATGCGGTTGGAATCAAGACCGGTCCTGGACGTGGATCAGCAGCTGGTTCATTAGTTTCGTACTGTTTAGGGATTACTCAAGTGGATCCAATCAAATATGATTTATTGTTTGAACGTTTCTTGAATCCTCAACGTGTCAATATGCCGGATATTGATTTGGACTTACCGGATGACCGTCGTGACGAAATGGTCATGTACATGCATGATAAATACGGATCTGATCATATGGCTCAAATCATAACTTTTGGAACTCTGGCGGCCAAGATGGCTTTAAGAGATATTTCTCGAACTTTTAGTCAAACGCAGTTTCAAATGTCGCAGTGGTCGAATGCAATTCCTCGTAAGTTAAACATTTCTTTGAAAGAATCCTTCGAAGAATCGAGTACTCTTCGCAATTTGATTGATAATTCTAAGGAAAATCAACTGATATTTAAAGTTGCACAGAGGATTGAAGGAATTCCAAGACACTATTCGACTCACGCTGCCGGAATCGTTTTGAGTAAGAAGCCGATGACTGATATCGTGGCGGTGCAATTGGAAGACGACGGCATCAATTTAACGCAACAGACGAAATATAACGTTGAAAGCGTCGGCTTATTGAAGATGGATTTTTTAGGATTGAAAAACTTAACTATCTTAGATAAGTCCGTACAAGCTATTTCAAACCGCTATCAAAAGGAATTTATTCCAGAAAAGATTCCGTTGAATGATCAAAAAACTTTACAAATCTTTCAACGTGGAGCGACTGATGGGGTATTTCAATTTGAATCTGACGGTATCAGAAGTGTTTTGCGCAGATTAGTACCGACAAGCTTTGACGATATTGTGGCGACAAATGCCCTATACCGTCCTGGTCCCATGCAAAATATCTCGACTTTTATTGCTAGAAAGCACGGTCAAGAGCCGGTTACTTATCCGGATGCTTCACTTGAGAAAATATTGAAGCCAACCTATGGAATTTTGGTTTATCAAGAGCAAGTTATGCAAGCATCTTCAGAAATGGCCAACTTTTCTCTAGCAGACGCTGATATTTTACGTCGGGCTATTAGTAAGAAAAATGAACAATTGATTGAAGAGAATCGCCAAAAGTTTATTGATGGAGCAATCGAGCAAGGTCACGAAAAAGAATCAGCTCAAAAGGTTTATCAGTATATTGAAAAATTCGGTAATTATGGTTTCAACAAGTCTCATGCGGTTGCTTATTCGATGATTGCTTTTTGGTTAGCCTATATCAAAGTTCATTTTCCAGATATCTTCTTTGCCTGTTTGTTGAATGCTAATTTGAATAATGAAACAAAAGTTTCGACCTATATTCAAGATGCAAAGGATTCGCATGTCAAAATCCTCAATGTCGATATTAATCAAAGCCAGTTTGAATTTACTGACTCAGATGCTGGGATTAGATTTGGCTTTTTGAGTATTAAAGGGATGAGACGAGACTTAGCCGCTGAAATTATCAATGAACGTAACAAAGATGGTGAATTTACTAGTCCTTTGAATTTCTTGCAACGGTTAGATCGGCGCTTTGTTAAAAATGATTATCTGGAGCCGATGATTTTGTCCGGAGCTTTTGACGAGTTTAATCGTAATCGAAAAGAATTATTGTATGATTTTCGAGATTTAGTTGAGAGTATCCAGTTAGCAGGTAGTAATTTGTCATTATTTGATGTGCTTGATCCTAAAAAGCATCAAGTGGATGACTTTTCGCTGACGGAACGTTTGAATCAGGAGAAAGAATACTTAGGTGTATACGTTTCAGGACATCCGGTTGAAAAATATCGCGAGCGTATCCTTAATCTACCATTAGTAAAAGTTACGGACCTACATCAAACTCAAAATGCCGTCAACGTCTTAGGTTTAGTCAAGAACTTGCGTGTGATCCGGACAAAAAAAGGCCAACGCATGTGTTTTATGACGATTGAAGATGAAACGGGTTCAATTTCTGTGACAGTCTTTCCAAAGCTATTCCAACAAATTGAAAATATGGATCTGGATGGTAAAATTTTTGTTTTCGTTGGACGTGGCAATGTTGGTCAACGAGGAGATTTGGAATTGATTGCTGACAGACTAAATGACCCTAAGCAGTTTACCGTCCAATTGCCAGCCGAAAAATTGTATTTGCGTGTAACCAAGCAATTAGATACGGCACAGAATTTGGAAAAATTGTATGAAATAATTGAAGAATCCAGAGGGAAAATGCCGGTGATTATTTATCGAGAAAAAAATCGGCAAGCATTACTCTTGAAATCTAATCACTGGATAGACTTTAATAGTAACGTGCGGAATAAGTTGGAAATGTTTCTAGGTAAACGGAGTGTTTTAGTGAAAAAAAGCAATTAA
- a CDS encoding YjzD family protein: MEEMRYIAVIFWSIMLGQVAGFIGGALNQQTYNTNYSIIVSIVFAIIFSVIPLILDSSVKESNNEKNA, translated from the coding sequence ATGGAAGAAATGAGATACATTGCTGTAATTTTCTGGTCTATCATGCTGGGACAAGTTGCCGGTTTTATCGGTGGTGCTTTGAACCAACAGACATATAACACAAACTATTCTATTATTGTTAGTATAGTCTTTGCTATCATATTCAGTGTAATTCCATTGATTCTTGATAGCTCTGTTAAAGAGTCTAATAACGAGAAAAACGCTTAA
- the rpmF gene encoding 50S ribosomal protein L32 → MAVPKRKSSKQRKRQRRAHLKLDTPNMQFDVATGEYRLSHHVSPSGMYKGEKVINNDSKEA, encoded by the coding sequence ATGGCAGTTCCAAAGAGAAAATCATCAAAACAAAGAAAGCGCCAAAGACGCGCACATCTTAAATTAGATACACCAAACATGCAATTCGACGTTGCTACTGGTGAATATCGTTTAAGTCACCACGTATCACCATCAGGTATGTACAAAGGTGAAAAAGTTATCAACAACGATAGCAAAGAAGCTTAA
- a CDS encoding lipopolysaccharide assembly protein LapA domain-containing protein: protein MNGKQSRFVIGLVIALIVVIFAVLNVNPVTVSFGFTRVKLPLIILIIVSLLLGAVITMLLATSGKKKNDDLNRHAKKQISKVQVSHDNQIADALKENNAKKQTK, encoded by the coding sequence ATGAACGGTAAACAATCTCGATTTGTTATAGGTTTGGTCATTGCATTGATCGTCGTGATCTTTGCGGTTTTAAATGTCAATCCGGTTACTGTTAGTTTTGGATTCACACGTGTTAAATTACCATTGATTATTTTGATCATCGTTTCTTTACTTTTGGGGGCCGTAATTACTATGCTCTTGGCTACTTCAGGTAAGAAGAAAAATGATGATCTAAATCGTCACGCGAAGAAACAAATTTCTAAAGTTCAAGTGTCACATGACAATCAAATTGCCGATGCATTAAAGGAAAATAATGCAAAAAAGCAAACAAAATAG
- a CDS encoding SDR family NAD(P)-dependent oxidoreductase: protein MVNLLNQTIVVTGASSGIGKDVAVNAAKCGGNVILIARNEEKLLQVKNECIRVGAENAHHEYLSVDMSDPDQISSGVEKIFELTESVDVLVNAAGFGDFSNYMETDFDKIEKMFRVNVLGLMLMTRLVASHMIDQGIGHIFNVGSMAGKITTPKSAAYAATKAAVIAFSDGLRLELKPFGIYVTTINPGPVKTNFFNFADHSGNYLDSVKYFVLDPDQLAWEIVKTFGRNKREINRPRYMELAAVLYKLAPSLGDYFAATLGNRK, encoded by the coding sequence ATGGTTAATTTATTGAATCAGACAATCGTCGTAACTGGTGCATCTTCTGGAATCGGTAAAGATGTAGCAGTCAATGCCGCTAAATGTGGTGGCAACGTGATTTTGATTGCTCGTAATGAAGAAAAACTTCTACAAGTGAAAAATGAATGTATCCGTGTCGGAGCTGAAAATGCTCACCACGAATATTTGAGCGTTGATATGAGTGATCCAGATCAAATCAGTTCTGGGGTCGAAAAAATCTTTGAATTGACTGAGAGTGTCGATGTCCTAGTTAATGCAGCTGGTTTTGGGGATTTCTCAAATTATATGGAAACTGATTTTGACAAAATTGAAAAGATGTTTCGTGTAAACGTCTTAGGATTGATGTTAATGACTCGTTTAGTAGCCTCACATATGATTGACCAAGGAATCGGCCATATCTTCAATGTCGGCTCAATGGCGGGTAAAATTACTACTCCTAAGTCTGCAGCTTATGCAGCTACAAAAGCAGCTGTAATTGCTTTTTCTGACGGTTTAAGACTAGAGTTGAAACCATTTGGGATTTATGTTACAACTATAAACCCCGGGCCTGTTAAGACTAATTTCTTCAATTTCGCTGATCATTCAGGCAATTATCTAGATTCAGTGAAGTATTTCGTCCTTGATCCTGATCAACTAGCTTGGGAGATCGTAAAGACTTTTGGTAGAAATAAACGTGAGATCAATCGTCCACGTTATATGGAATTGGCAGCAGTGCTTTATAAACTGGCACCAAGTTTGGGTGACTATTTTGCTGCTACGCTTGGTAACCGTAAATAG